In Scophthalmus maximus strain ysfricsl-2021 chromosome 21, ASM2237912v1, whole genome shotgun sequence, one genomic interval encodes:
- the LOC118291247 gene encoding zinc transporter ZIP12-like: MPLASPGSSRKLTIPCRNMHFRSSPTLMLFLPPLCLLGTVVKVTGQEWGYLHEALKALDLPLGMDNETQLQKNKTGVLITSLLQAVHCAERTGTSQEICEMCLTPSIALSVLEDDEKAYLTEEDYQRISTVLLYYILNLQDLCVSKAASPSSLCSPSSGNYRFYLFALTNLNPSEDNQFLSLRETESILQFINQHYDPPNIDTLSDFQCIDATHLLEDVDIKENPGAGESSVPRVAGAIISHILQGHCFRRRNLPSPAFFTFYLFQSLNRTSNLQITDLEGLLHQLGVGQEGASLSHDRKRWRITESSKTGVGHGVDGCNREPGEFNRDWSQVCFSTNQLVDIFALDPHLPISKEHFRQICPAIIQQLLSDVCESADQKKRGSLPTPLEKYGYSTAAVLLLTVGSMFGICLIFFKYCQETYTLILQLFVGLAVGTLSGDALLHLIPQILGLHDNTRSHDDEHYSEGKEYLWKILGIIAGIYGFFLLERMFSFLVPFHGHAHSSELPLELNCNGRSQRGKSISTLQLGAVDDLECTEISPEHGDTRSHSHQREGVSLLAVMVIVGDSLHNFTDGLVVGAAFSFSAETGMATTVAILCHEIPHEMGDFAVLLSSGLSVKTAVLMNFLSALTAFMGLYIGLFISSETEVQQWIFAVTAGIFLYLSLVKMLPEMSRVKTDRPCLMFFLQNLGLLMGWACLMLLALFEHEIKF, from the exons ATGCCCTTAGCCAGTCCTGGGAGCTCGAGGAAGTTGACAATCCCCTGTAGGAACATGCACTTCAGGAGCAGTCCAACACTTATGCTGTTTCTGCCACCTCTTTGTCTACTGGGGACAGTGGTAAAGGTGACAGGGCAGGAGTGGGGGTACCTGCATGAGGCCCTCAAGGCCTTGGATCTTCCCCTGGGGATGGACAATGAAACTCAGCTCCAGAAGAACAAAACTGGGGTTCTGATTACGTCGCTTCTTCAGGCGGTGCACTGTGCAGAGCGGACTGGGACCTCTCAAGAAATCTGTGAGATG TGCCTGACACCGTCTATAGCCCTCTCTGTCCTAGAAGATGATGAGAAGGCTTACCTCACTGAGGAGGACTACCAGCGGATCTCAACTGTTCTGCTGTACTACATCCTTAACTTGCAAGATCTGTGTGTGTCAAAAGctgcctccccttcctccctttgCTCCCCTTCATCTGGGAACTATCGGTTCTACCTTTTTGCCCTCACCAATCTAAACCCATCCGAAGATAACCAGTTCTTATCACTTCGTGAAACAGAGAGTATTCTGCAGTTTATCAACCAACACTATGACCCCCCAAACATAGATACCTTATCTGATTTTCAA TGCATTGATGCCACTCATCTTCTTGAAGATGTCgacataaaagaaaatccagGTGCTGGTGAGTCGTCTGTGCCCAGAGTGGCTGGAGCCATTATCAGCCATATCCTGCAGGGCCACTGTTTTAGAAGGAGGAACCTCCCGTCACCTGCCTTCTTTACCTTTTACCTCTTTCAATCCCTAAATCGCACAAGTAACCTGCAGATTACAG ACTTAGAGGGGCTGCTTCATCAGTTGGGAGTGGGTCAGGAgggagcctctctctctcacgacAGGAAAAGATGGAGAATCACAGAAAGTTCAAAGACAGGAGTAGGGCATGGGGTGGATGGGTGTAATCGTGAACCTGGAGAATTTAACAGAGATTGGTCACAG GTATGTTTTTCAACAAATCAGCTGGTGGATATTTTTGCACTGGATCCTCATTTGCCAATTTCCAAGGAGCACTTCAGGCAAATTTGCCCAGCCATTATTCAGCAGTTGTTAAGCGATGTCTGTGAGTCTgcagatcaaaaaaaaagaggatcacTACCCACTCCCCTTGAGA AGTACGGCTACAGCACGGCTGCTGTCCTGCTTCTCACAGTGGGCTCCATGTTCGGTATCTGCCTGATCTTCTTCAAGTACTGCCAGGAGACCTACACACTCATCCTGCAGTTGTTTGTGGGCCTGGCAGTGGGAACCCTCTCAGGAGACGCTCTCCTGCACCTCATACCACAG ATTCTGGGCCTCCATGACAACACTCGCAGTCATGATGATGAGCACTATAGTGAAGGAAAGGAGTATCTGTGGAAGATTCTGGGCATAATCGCTGGGATTTATGGCTTTTTCCTTCTTGAAAGAATGTTCTCCTTTTTAGTTCCTTTTCATGGTCAT GCTCACTCCAGTGAACTTCCCTTAGAGCTCAACTGCAATGGTCGGTCACAGAGGGGCAAGTCCATCTCTACGCTACAGCTG GGAGCGGTGGATGACTTGGAGTGTACAGAAATATCTCCTGAACATGGAGACACAAGGAGCCATTCACATCAGA GAGAAGGGGTTTCTCTGCTAGCTGTGATGGTTATTGTGGGAGACAGCCTTCATAACTTTACAGATGGCCTGGTAGTCGGGGCGGCCTTCTCCTTTTCAGCTGAGACTGGCATGGCAACCACCGTGGCTATCTTGTGCCACGAGATCCCACACGAGATGG ggGACTTTGCAGTGTTACTCAGTTCCGGACTCTCAGTGAAGACTGCTGTGCTAATGAACTTCCTCAGCGCACTGACAGCCTTTATGGGCCTCTACATTGGACTATTTATTTCCTCAGAGACAGAAGTGCAGCAGTGGATATTTGCTGTCACTGCTGGGATTTTTCTCTACTTGTCACTGGTAAAGATG cTTCCAGAGATGAGTCGAGTGAAGACTGACAGACCATGTCTCATGTTTTTCCTACAGAACCTGGGTCTATTGATGGGTTGGGCCTGTCTTATGCTCCTTGCACTCTTTGAACATGAAATCAAATtctaa